The following are from one region of the Fibrobacter sp. UWEL genome:
- a CDS encoding glycosyltransferase, producing MIPNRLIFIWLGPKFPWSGGLAIRSAYNVQKPQSIWLVHEGLKQEGDGWDLIKDIPGLEVIPVNDGHFEGLGDDGLCGKLFHTLTAPASRANLLRLALLFKYGGVYLDTDIIMTKPFGEMMELRGFVGTEPVALPASLFKSINPFRWAFCGMQFAFRELCARMPGGYGLFRSFEGLFTAAVNNAVIGAEPGNETIVKAFEYIKTMPEEERLKRFRLGTRLLQNVTGNKSSDSMEVVPAPYFYPLGPEVSAHWFKNNTHKKVQKLVLPETRVVHWYNSVEGRFLKTKLSKEWVDSHPNTAFSELARIALEQAN from the coding sequence ATGATCCCTAATCGCCTTATTTTCATCTGGCTGGGCCCCAAGTTTCCTTGGAGCGGAGGCCTTGCAATTCGTTCCGCATACAATGTCCAGAAACCGCAATCCATCTGGCTTGTTCACGAAGGTCTAAAGCAGGAAGGTGACGGTTGGGATCTGATCAAGGACATTCCCGGTCTGGAAGTAATCCCCGTGAACGATGGACATTTCGAAGGTTTAGGTGATGACGGCTTGTGCGGTAAGCTGTTCCATACCCTAACCGCCCCCGCAAGCCGCGCAAACCTTTTGCGTCTCGCCCTGTTGTTTAAATATGGCGGAGTCTATCTGGACACGGACATCATCATGACAAAGCCCTTCGGGGAAATGATGGAGCTAAGAGGCTTCGTTGGGACAGAGCCTGTTGCGCTTCCCGCAAGCCTTTTCAAGAGCATCAATCCCTTCCGTTGGGCGTTCTGCGGCATGCAGTTCGCCTTCCGCGAACTTTGCGCCAGAATGCCTGGTGGATATGGTCTCTTCCGTTCTTTCGAAGGCTTATTTACCGCAGCAGTAAACAACGCCGTTATTGGAGCAGAACCAGGCAACGAAACCATCGTGAAGGCCTTTGAATACATAAAGACCATGCCCGAGGAAGAACGCCTAAAACGTTTCCGTCTGGGCACCCGCCTCTTGCAGAATGTAACAGGCAACAAGAGCAGCGATTCTATGGAAGTTGTTCCCGCCCCCTACTTCTACCCCCTGGGTCCCGAAGTCAGCGCACATTGGTTCAAGAACAACACCCATAAGAAGGTTCAAAAGCTGGTATTACCCGAAACCCGAGTTGTTCATTGGTACAATTCCGTGGAAGGTCGTTTCTTAAAGACAAAGTTGTCCAAGGAATGGGTAGACAGCCACCCCAATACTGCATTCTCTGAACTTGCACGTATTGCTTTAGAACAAGCAAATTAA
- a CDS encoding Dabb family protein — translation MIRHIVYWKLKAEAEGNTAKVNGQKMVDAFHALEGKIPGLVSIESGLNFNKTELGNGDIEFDIALDTTFRTKEALDVYQNHPEHQAIVSFVKKVVTERRAVDFEF, via the coding sequence ATGATTCGTCATATCGTATATTGGAAGTTGAAGGCAGAAGCAGAAGGCAATACCGCTAAGGTCAATGGTCAGAAGATGGTAGACGCATTCCACGCTCTGGAAGGCAAGATTCCCGGTCTCGTAAGCATTGAATCCGGTCTGAACTTCAACAAGACTGAACTGGGTAACGGCGACATCGAATTTGACATTGCTCTGGACACCACCTTCCGTACCAAGGAAGCTCTGGACGTTTACCAGAATCATCCGGAACACCAGGCAATCGTCTCCTTCGTAAAGAAGGTTGTGACCGAACGTCGCGCTGTGGATTTTGAATTCTAA
- a CDS encoding DUF4912 domain-containing protein: MAAKKETEKKETKVAAVAKGTTKAATKAVKPAVAEKPAKEVKAKAEKVEKAEKVAKAPAKKVAAKAAPKAAAKATAKTAEPAEKKVAAKKTAAVKAPAKKASAKTATKAVKAEEKPVAKVASKAKTEEVATLAQSFDAEYLVLMQKDPNWMHAFWEVSENRVKQAKKGKKKLVLRLFDIASDLTVQRNKKKQKFRDIEVPADARSWYVENTAGQAVVAVLGSVQGKNFEPIVESAPVAVFDKNAAAPAADDAFAKASLGGNTLGNFMSSGFTSQTAESWLNSLGGSFGSSSESMFSGALSSAALQALGNNVIESSKDSVNYGKDFFLWVKTRLIVYGGTRPDAHLQVRGEDFPLNPDGTFSFEEDLPDVTKVIPVFATDKDGDFPTTIVPIVVKRTE; this comes from the coding sequence ATGGCAGCTAAGAAAGAAACCGAAAAGAAAGAAACAAAGGTAGCCGCAGTCGCTAAGGGAACGACTAAGGCCGCCACAAAGGCCGTAAAGCCCGCCGTAGCAGAAAAGCCTGCTAAGGAAGTAAAGGCTAAGGCTGAAAAGGTGGAAAAGGCCGAGAAGGTGGCTAAGGCTCCTGCAAAGAAGGTTGCCGCAAAGGCTGCTCCTAAGGCAGCAGCAAAGGCAACTGCAAAGACTGCAGAACCTGCTGAAAAGAAGGTCGCAGCAAAGAAGACCGCTGCGGTCAAGGCTCCTGCAAAGAAGGCTTCCGCTAAGACTGCTACTAAGGCTGTTAAGGCAGAAGAAAAGCCGGTGGCCAAGGTTGCTTCTAAGGCAAAGACCGAAGAAGTTGCTACTCTCGCACAGTCCTTTGACGCTGAATACTTGGTTCTCATGCAGAAGGATCCTAACTGGATGCATGCCTTCTGGGAAGTTTCCGAAAACCGTGTTAAGCAGGCTAAGAAGGGCAAGAAGAAGCTGGTGCTCCGCTTGTTCGATATTGCTTCTGACCTCACTGTTCAGCGCAACAAGAAAAAGCAGAAGTTCCGTGACATCGAAGTCCCCGCAGATGCTCGTAGCTGGTATGTAGAAAATACCGCTGGTCAGGCTGTGGTTGCTGTTCTCGGCTCTGTTCAGGGCAAGAACTTCGAACCCATCGTTGAATCTGCTCCGGTTGCAGTGTTTGACAAGAACGCCGCCGCTCCTGCTGCTGATGACGCATTTGCAAAGGCTTCTCTTGGTGGTAACACCCTGGGCAACTTCATGAGTTCTGGCTTTACCAGCCAGACTGCAGAATCCTGGCTGAACAGCCTGGGTGGTAGCTTCGGTAGTTCTTCCGAATCTATGTTCTCTGGAGCTCTATCCAGCGCCGCTCTCCAGGCTTTGGGCAACAACGTGATTGAATCCTCTAAGGATTCCGTGAACTACGGTAAGGATTTCTTCCTGTGGGTTAAGACTCGTCTCATCGTTTACGGTGGTACTCGTCCCGACGCTCATCTCCAGGTTCGTGGTGAAGACTTCCCGCTGAATCCGGATGGCACCTTCAGCTTTGAAGAAGATCTGCCGGATGTAACGAAGGTTATCCCCGTCTTTGCTACTGATAAGGATGGCGATTTCCCCACGACAATCGTTCCTATCGTTGTAAAGCGCACTGAGTAA
- a CDS encoding glycosyltransferase, with product MLTIVDFNNFWSPSGGGVRRYHLQKMDFYKSQKDVLSVFVMADSKTYTEKVSDSLIIEHVEAFRFPGNWEYRFIWKQSQIRPVLKKYKPDVIEVGSPYILPTVVRIAAKKIVPHAAILSFWHADFPITYVERPVANKLGKAIGAFCRKAAFWYAKQEFKRYDGIQVSCKEVMNRLDKNGLPKSHWIPLGCDIQMFNPTKRDEELVQKLKDGNPDRLTIFFPHRFCEEKGIELLLGAYPILAKKLNCEPALVLAGTGPCLPQVKAAVEKNSHMQYAGFIKSADEMARYYSSVDLGLALSGWETFGLSILESMACGNAQVGAATGAAAEHVTESGAGTLLKKRTAQSLADAIIELYHSDLKQKKLNARTYAEKFSWNDCFKRQLDLYIQISNNKRKK from the coding sequence ATGCTAACCATCGTTGACTTTAACAACTTCTGGAGTCCTTCGGGAGGCGGCGTCCGTCGCTACCATCTCCAGAAGATGGACTTCTACAAAAGTCAGAAAGACGTACTATCCGTCTTCGTGATGGCCGATTCAAAGACCTACACGGAGAAGGTAAGCGATAGCCTGATTATCGAGCATGTGGAAGCATTCCGCTTTCCAGGCAATTGGGAATACCGCTTCATCTGGAAGCAGTCCCAAATTCGTCCAGTGCTTAAGAAGTACAAGCCCGATGTAATTGAAGTAGGCTCCCCCTACATTCTTCCCACGGTCGTGCGTATAGCTGCAAAGAAGATTGTCCCCCATGCAGCGATCCTCAGTTTCTGGCATGCAGACTTCCCCATCACTTACGTGGAACGTCCTGTAGCAAACAAGCTAGGCAAGGCGATTGGTGCATTCTGCAGAAAGGCGGCCTTCTGGTACGCTAAGCAAGAGTTTAAGCGTTACGACGGGATTCAGGTTTCCTGTAAGGAAGTCATGAATCGTCTGGATAAAAATGGTCTTCCCAAGTCCCACTGGATTCCTCTGGGTTGCGACATCCAGATGTTCAATCCTACAAAGCGAGACGAAGAACTGGTCCAGAAACTGAAGGATGGAAATCCTGACCGTCTGACCATATTCTTCCCCCACCGTTTCTGTGAGGAAAAAGGCATCGAGCTTTTGCTGGGGGCCTACCCCATCCTTGCGAAGAAATTGAACTGCGAGCCGGCTCTTGTTCTTGCGGGAACAGGACCTTGCCTCCCTCAGGTAAAAGCGGCTGTGGAAAAGAATTCCCATATGCAGTACGCAGGCTTTATTAAGTCCGCTGATGAAATGGCCCGTTATTATTCTAGCGTTGATCTGGGACTTGCCCTATCTGGATGGGAAACCTTTGGACTTTCCATTCTGGAAAGCATGGCCTGCGGAAACGCCCAGGTGGGTGCCGCTACAGGCGCCGCCGCTGAACACGTAACAGAATCAGGTGCAGGCACCCTTCTTAAAAAGCGCACCGCACAGAGTTTGGCAGACGCCATTATCGAACTTTACCACTCCGACTTGAAGCAAAAAAAATTGAACGCTCGTACTTACGCAGAAAAGTTCAGCTGGAACGATTGTTTCAAACGTCAGTTAGATCTTTACATACAAATTTCAAACAACAAGAGGAAAAAATGA
- a CDS encoding glycoside hydrolase family 57 protein, with translation MAPGKVLFLLHAHLPFVHHPEHARFFEENWLFEAIAETYLPLVQAMRRLLEKGVPGVYNLSVSAPLIEMLSDTRLQDKFTEHLKQQMKLIEKEVRQNEGKPQESLSKFYLDRQKTLIDTWENRINHDLLGEFLALEKAGKLNLLTCVGTHPFLPAYQSDPDSIRMQLDVTVRCFERAFGRKPKGVWLPECGYFTGLDKYLAEFGLQYFFLETHGVLLANPTPKYGVFTPMRTKQGLFCMGREQKSSMEVWSRRTGYPGHPEYREFFKDISQERPRDYLGEYFFSGDTPIDSGFKYYRITGSENKELYRPWNAMRLANDHAHLFVVNREATVSELLVNMEGNKACLLCPYDAELFGHWWFEGPLFLESLLERAASSSVIEFAGADEIMTSSADPEAHEPAFSSWGEGGFGSVWINGETDQYYPQSYRLRAMIQHLKSVKDRMLPTQKSSKLMDRYIKQMERELMLFQSSDWAFMIHNHSAEGYAKRRLDDHYSNGHALFAEACKSFLKNSDKPAANSILPSLEKANSIFSWL, from the coding sequence ATGGCTCCTGGTAAAGTCCTTTTCTTACTACACGCTCATTTGCCGTTTGTGCATCATCCTGAGCACGCCCGTTTCTTTGAAGAAAACTGGCTGTTCGAGGCTATTGCTGAAACATACCTGCCTTTGGTGCAGGCCATGCGTCGCTTGTTGGAAAAGGGTGTACCGGGTGTCTACAACCTGAGTGTTTCTGCTCCCTTGATTGAAATGCTTTCTGATACTCGCCTTCAGGATAAGTTCACGGAACACTTGAAGCAACAGATGAAGCTGATTGAAAAGGAAGTGCGTCAAAACGAGGGAAAACCTCAGGAATCCCTTTCCAAATTTTATTTGGACCGTCAGAAGACTTTGATTGATACTTGGGAAAACCGAATCAATCATGATCTTCTTGGCGAATTCCTTGCTCTTGAAAAAGCGGGGAAGTTGAATCTTCTCACTTGCGTGGGAACTCATCCTTTCTTGCCCGCTTACCAGAGCGATCCCGATTCCATCCGAATGCAGTTGGATGTGACGGTTCGTTGTTTTGAACGAGCCTTTGGACGTAAGCCCAAGGGTGTGTGGTTGCCGGAATGTGGTTACTTCACCGGTCTTGATAAGTACTTGGCTGAATTTGGGTTGCAGTACTTCTTCCTGGAAACCCATGGCGTATTGCTTGCAAATCCCACTCCTAAATACGGCGTCTTTACACCTATGCGTACCAAGCAGGGCTTGTTCTGCATGGGTCGTGAACAGAAAAGTTCCATGGAAGTGTGGAGCCGCCGCACGGGTTATCCGGGCCATCCTGAATATCGTGAATTCTTTAAGGATATTTCCCAGGAACGTCCCAGGGATTATCTAGGCGAGTACTTCTTCTCTGGAGATACTCCCATTGATTCCGGCTTTAAGTATTACCGCATTACGGGTAGTGAAAACAAGGAACTTTACCGTCCTTGGAACGCCATGCGTCTGGCGAACGATCATGCCCATCTCTTTGTGGTCAATCGTGAAGCGACCGTTTCTGAATTGCTGGTGAATATGGAAGGGAACAAGGCTTGCCTGCTTTGCCCTTACGATGCAGAACTTTTTGGCCACTGGTGGTTTGAAGGGCCCCTGTTCCTGGAATCCCTCTTGGAACGTGCTGCATCCTCCTCCGTGATTGAATTTGCGGGTGCAGATGAAATCATGACTTCTTCTGCAGATCCTGAAGCTCATGAACCTGCGTTCTCCAGCTGGGGCGAAGGTGGCTTTGGTTCTGTCTGGATTAACGGCGAGACAGACCAGTACTATCCTCAGTCTTATCGCCTGAGAGCCATGATCCAGCACCTGAAATCGGTGAAGGATCGTATGCTGCCTACCCAGAAGTCTTCCAAGCTGATGGATCGCTATATTAAGCAGATGGAACGTGAACTGATGCTGTTCCAGTCTTCTGACTGGGCTTTCATGATCCACAATCATTCTGCAGAAGGTTATGCCAAGCGTCGCCTGGATGACCATTATTCCAATGGCCACGCCCTGTTTGCAGAGGCCTGCAAGTCCTTTCTAAAAAATTCGGACAAGCCTGCGGCAAATTCCATTTTGCCGTCTTTGGAAAAAGCCAACAGCATTTTCAGTTGGCTTTAA
- a CDS encoding UbiD family decarboxylase, with protein MYKTLEQALLDLEKAGMLKRVHQEVDPNLEMAEIARQVFEANGPALLFEKIKGSPFRGACNIFGSEERLQFLFRKSMKGTQTAVLFKSNPVEFFKHPNPFKLLTAAKAGICALPRRSGSIKDFQECSLKDLPQLKSWPMDGGAFVTLPQVATRPGEKSSIMTTNVGMYRIQMSGNDYQQGKECGLHYQIKRDIARHHRKAIEEGRPLKVSVFIGGPPSHTVAAVMPMPENLSELVFAGMLGGRRFNYFIHNGYLVSSDADFCILGEVGPSLKPEGPFGDHIGYYSDKHNFPYMRIEKVLCKKNAIYPFTVVGRPPQEDTLFGSFIHQVTKPMVPASIPGLHAVHAVDPAGVHPLCLALASERFLPYAKPEDREPMEILKTANALLGFNQASLSKYLIIAAKEDEMESGRKIDVNDVPGFFAHVLERMDFKRDLHFQTATTIDTLDYSGSSLNHGSKLVMAAAGIKRRDLRCDMTDLQSLTLPEEFTAGGDLRAYIPMAGVLVIEGPAFNAEKRKDLMEKLAGAIAQWKYRDNYPLVSLIDSRPVLDESLKGDNLNDFLWLTFTRSDPAQDIFGWNEHVENKHWSAEAPIIIDARIKPHHQKALTIPEEIKTRARAILKEEGILGG; from the coding sequence ATGTACAAAACCCTTGAACAGGCACTGCTGGACTTAGAAAAAGCAGGTATGCTGAAGCGTGTCCACCAGGAGGTGGACCCCAATCTGGAGATGGCAGAAATTGCCCGCCAGGTTTTTGAGGCAAATGGCCCTGCACTGCTGTTCGAAAAAATCAAGGGAAGTCCTTTCCGTGGGGCCTGCAACATTTTCGGCAGTGAAGAACGTCTCCAGTTTCTGTTCCGCAAGAGTATGAAAGGAACTCAGACTGCAGTTCTTTTCAAGTCCAACCCGGTAGAGTTTTTCAAGCATCCCAATCCTTTCAAGCTGCTGACCGCAGCCAAGGCGGGCATTTGCGCGCTCCCCCGCAGGAGCGGATCTATCAAGGATTTCCAGGAATGCAGCCTGAAGGATTTGCCCCAGTTGAAAAGCTGGCCTATGGATGGCGGCGCCTTTGTGACGCTTCCCCAGGTGGCAACACGGCCCGGCGAAAAGTCAAGCATCATGACCACCAACGTGGGCATGTACCGCATACAGATGTCTGGAAACGATTACCAGCAGGGAAAGGAATGCGGTCTCCATTACCAGATCAAGCGAGACATCGCAAGGCATCACCGCAAGGCCATCGAAGAAGGCCGTCCCCTGAAGGTGAGTGTCTTTATTGGCGGTCCTCCCTCCCATACAGTTGCAGCCGTAATGCCCATGCCCGAGAACCTCTCCGAGCTGGTATTTGCGGGAATGTTGGGCGGTCGCCGATTCAATTACTTTATCCATAATGGATATCTAGTCTCCAGCGATGCGGACTTCTGCATTCTAGGAGAAGTGGGCCCCAGTTTAAAACCGGAAGGTCCCTTCGGCGATCACATCGGTTATTATTCCGACAAGCACAACTTCCCCTACATGAGAATCGAGAAGGTTCTTTGCAAGAAGAACGCCATCTATCCTTTTACAGTTGTAGGAAGGCCCCCTCAGGAAGACACCCTCTTTGGAAGTTTTATCCATCAGGTCACAAAGCCTATGGTTCCTGCTTCCATTCCGGGATTGCACGCGGTTCACGCTGTAGATCCTGCGGGAGTTCATCCCCTCTGTCTTGCTCTTGCCAGTGAACGTTTCCTGCCCTACGCCAAGCCCGAAGATCGAGAACCAATGGAAATTCTCAAGACGGCAAACGCCCTGTTGGGATTTAATCAGGCGAGTCTCAGCAAGTACCTGATCATCGCGGCGAAGGAAGACGAAATGGAATCCGGCAGAAAAATTGACGTTAACGACGTGCCGGGATTTTTCGCTCACGTTCTGGAGCGCATGGACTTCAAGCGAGATTTACATTTCCAGACAGCCACCACCATCGATACGCTGGACTATTCCGGTAGCAGCCTAAATCATGGTTCCAAGCTGGTGATGGCCGCAGCGGGCATCAAACGTCGCGATCTCCGCTGCGACATGACGGATCTGCAATCCCTCACGCTGCCGGAGGAATTTACCGCAGGTGGAGATCTTCGCGCTTACATCCCTATGGCAGGCGTCCTTGTGATTGAAGGCCCCGCATTCAACGCAGAAAAACGCAAAGACCTTATGGAAAAACTTGCAGGCGCCATCGCCCAATGGAAATACCGGGACAACTATCCTCTGGTATCTCTCATTGATAGCAGGCCTGTTCTGGATGAATCCCTCAAGGGCGACAACTTGAATGATTTTCTCTGGCTAACCTTCACACGTTCCGATCCTGCCCAGGACATTTTTGGATGGAATGAACATGTGGAGAATAAGCACTGGAGCGCAGAAGCACCCATCATTATCGATGCACGTATAAAGCCGCACCACCAAAAGGCATTGACCATTCCCGAAGAAATCAAGACTCGCGCACGAGCTATTCTGAAGGAAGAGGGTATTTTAGGAGGATAA
- the thrC gene encoding threonine synthase, with the protein MTQFNAHFRNINGDDTYPVTDVIYRSKVDNSLLEVEHDRKALAERSPEEWKKLFAERRMSFEPADQSGIWSKREMVLPDMPVEDIVTMREGWSPLFDAAPIAKELGIKSLKVKLCGNSHTGSFKDLGMTVLVSQVNHIIKKNIHPIDAVACASTGDTSAALSAYCAKAGIPSIVFLPAGKTSVAQLIQPISNGSIVLALDTDFDGCMKIVQEVTKDNRIYLANSMNSLRVEGQKTISPEICQEMGWKVPDTVIIPGGNLGNVSALAKGFEDCKAMGLIDRIPRIIVAQAENANPFYQAYERGFDQLVPMQAKKTLASAIQIGNPVSYPKAVRAIQKTNGMVVSVSEEELANAAHRGDRIGLYCCPHTGVALGALEKLCAAGKIDKDENVVVISTAHGLKFTEFKVGYHEQKLEGICSKYANPIFKAPAEIGPVMDILKKEMAARKR; encoded by the coding sequence ATGACTCAGTTCAATGCTCATTTTAGAAACATCAACGGCGACGATACCTACCCGGTAACCGACGTTATTTACCGTTCCAAAGTCGACAACAGCCTGCTGGAAGTGGAACACGACCGCAAGGCCCTGGCTGAACGCAGCCCCGAAGAATGGAAGAAGCTGTTTGCCGAACGCCGCATGAGCTTTGAACCGGCTGACCAGAGTGGTATCTGGAGCAAGCGCGAAATGGTTCTCCCCGACATGCCGGTGGAAGACATCGTTACCATGCGCGAAGGTTGGAGCCCCCTGTTTGACGCAGCTCCCATCGCCAAGGAACTGGGCATCAAGAGCCTGAAGGTGAAGCTTTGCGGCAACTCCCACACCGGTTCTTTCAAGGACCTGGGCATGACCGTTCTGGTGAGCCAGGTGAACCACATTATCAAGAAGAACATTCACCCGATTGACGCCGTTGCTTGCGCTTCTACCGGTGATACTTCTGCAGCTCTTTCCGCATACTGCGCCAAGGCAGGCATTCCTTCTATCGTGTTCCTGCCCGCCGGCAAGACCAGCGTTGCTCAGCTGATCCAGCCCATCTCTAACGGCAGCATCGTGCTGGCCCTGGACACCGACTTTGACGGTTGCATGAAGATCGTTCAGGAAGTCACCAAGGATAATCGCATTTATCTCGCCAACTCCATGAACAGCCTCCGCGTGGAAGGTCAGAAGACCATCTCTCCGGAAATCTGCCAGGAAATGGGTTGGAAGGTTCCCGACACCGTGATTATTCCGGGCGGCAACCTGGGTAACGTTTCTGCTCTGGCCAAGGGTTTCGAAGACTGCAAGGCCATGGGCCTCATCGACCGCATTCCTCGCATTATCGTGGCACAGGCCGAAAACGCAAACCCCTTCTACCAGGCTTACGAACGCGGCTTCGACCAGCTGGTTCCCATGCAGGCCAAGAAGACTCTGGCATCTGCAATCCAGATCGGCAACCCCGTCAGCTACCCCAAGGCAGTTCGCGCCATCCAGAAGACTAACGGCATGGTGGTTAGCGTTTCTGAAGAAGAACTGGCAAACGCAGCACACCGCGGCGACCGCATCGGTCTGTACTGCTGCCCCCACACTGGCGTGGCCCTCGGCGCTCTCGAAAAGCTCTGCGCTGCAGGCAAGATCGACAAGGACGAAAACGTTGTTGTGATCAGCACCGCTCACGGTCTGAAGTTCACCGAATTCAAGGTGGGCTACCACGAACAGAAGCTGGAAGGCATTTGCAGCAAGTACGCTAACCCCATCTTCAAGGCACCTGCCGAAATCGGTCCTGTCATGGATATTCTTAAGAAAGAGATGGCTGCAAGAAAGCGCTAA
- the mutL gene encoding DNA mismatch repair endonuclease MutL, translating into MKSAEIHVLSDEVINKIAAGEVIERPCSAVKELIENAIDAGATRIQVSIEQGGKKKIQVTDNGKGMGAADLDLCYLRHTTSKLFNADDLFHLQTNGFRGEAVASIAAVSKLTITSATDDGESGRIIIHGGNVIEKQDVQASRGTTFLVEDLFYNTPVRRTFLSSETAEGTRIFDVILKTAIAHPEIRFDYKVNDKTVFTGVPGELRSRLAEAIGSKIAKVLLPVDYTEAGIHVSGFISPTTETNGKRNHQFLYIRNRPIENKMVSRAVTQSYEPYGAQCKPVSVLFLDMPDVEFDVNVHPAKREVRFANGNLIFTVVLHAIRETFRADLEGNAPFIDLSDELAGGNEPPINNPVNNLSDTRSAGDYNPFVSPMAPVMPSFSKETSEIPVPTQEWNGGAPVMSTTPWTAPKKPVSRRPENDLAQDLFSQPEAGKIISLEGEQKAAPVQEPAWIPPTFFQIARTYIAGEDVNGLLIIDQHAAHSRILYEQALETLRNGNALDSQELLFPEMMELTKLEAGVLHSVEDQFKRLGFFIEPFGGDTYQIRAIPSALPLSRAVKAVKDFLESIGTDGNDGGDMVKVQDIIAKAWAKTNAYQAGDQLKPEEMATLVGQLMITEDPLKSPYGHPTLMRLTLEELSKKFRH; encoded by the coding sequence ATGAAATCAGCAGAAATTCACGTTTTATCCGATGAAGTTATCAATAAAATAGCCGCAGGGGAAGTTATTGAACGCCCCTGTTCCGCTGTAAAAGAACTTATCGAAAACGCAATTGATGCTGGAGCCACCCGCATCCAAGTATCCATTGAACAGGGCGGCAAAAAGAAAATCCAGGTTACAGACAACGGAAAAGGCATGGGTGCCGCGGATTTAGACTTATGTTATCTGCGACATACAACGTCCAAGCTGTTCAATGCCGACGATTTATTTCACTTACAGACAAACGGATTCCGCGGGGAAGCCGTAGCATCCATCGCAGCAGTATCGAAGCTGACCATTACCAGCGCAACCGACGATGGAGAAAGCGGCCGCATCATCATCCACGGCGGAAACGTCATAGAAAAGCAGGATGTGCAAGCAAGTCGCGGAACCACCTTTCTGGTGGAAGACCTTTTTTACAACACGCCTGTTCGCAGGACCTTCCTGAGTAGCGAAACTGCAGAAGGCACTCGAATTTTTGATGTTATTCTAAAAACCGCAATTGCCCATCCTGAAATCCGTTTTGATTACAAAGTAAATGACAAGACCGTATTTACAGGCGTTCCCGGAGAATTGCGTAGCCGACTTGCAGAAGCCATCGGTTCCAAAATCGCCAAAGTGCTCCTACCTGTAGATTATACGGAAGCAGGAATTCATGTTTCCGGCTTTATCTCCCCCACAACAGAGACCAACGGCAAACGCAACCATCAATTTCTGTACATTCGAAACCGTCCCATCGAAAATAAGATGGTAAGCCGTGCGGTGACTCAGTCCTACGAACCTTACGGCGCTCAATGCAAGCCCGTTTCCGTCTTGTTCCTGGACATGCCCGATGTGGAATTTGACGTGAACGTCCATCCCGCAAAGCGAGAAGTTCGTTTCGCCAACGGCAACCTGATTTTTACGGTAGTTCTTCACGCCATTCGTGAAACTTTCCGCGCCGATCTGGAAGGAAACGCACCCTTCATTGACTTGAGCGATGAATTGGCCGGAGGGAACGAACCTCCCATAAATAATCCCGTAAATAATTTGAGCGATACACGTTCCGCAGGTGACTACAATCCATTTGTGTCACCAATGGCACCGGTCATGCCAAGTTTCTCCAAGGAAACTTCCGAAATACCAGTCCCCACACAAGAGTGGAATGGCGGAGCTCCTGTAATGTCCACTACCCCGTGGACTGCACCGAAGAAGCCGGTTTCTAGAAGGCCTGAAAACGATCTGGCTCAGGATTTATTCAGCCAGCCGGAAGCGGGAAAAATCATTTCTCTGGAAGGGGAACAGAAAGCGGCACCAGTTCAGGAACCAGCCTGGATTCCTCCGACATTTTTCCAGATTGCAAGAACCTACATTGCAGGGGAAGACGTTAATGGTCTCTTGATTATTGACCAGCACGCAGCTCATTCCCGAATTCTTTACGAGCAGGCTCTGGAGACGCTTCGGAATGGCAACGCCCTAGACAGTCAAGAATTGCTCTTCCCCGAAATGATGGAATTGACAAAGCTGGAAGCAGGCGTCCTTCATTCTGTTGAAGACCAGTTTAAGCGATTAGGCTTCTTCATCGAGCCTTTTGGCGGGGACACTTACCAAATCCGAGCTATCCCTAGCGCACTTCCCCTTTCTCGTGCGGTCAAGGCGGTCAAGGATTTCCTTGAAAGTATTGGTACTGACGGAAACGATGGTGGGGATATGGTCAAGGTCCAGGACATTATCGCCAAGGCATGGGCAAAGACCAACGCTTACCAGGCTGGTGATCAGCTGAAGCCCGAGGAAATGGCCACGCTGGTTGGCCAGCTCATGATTACAGAAGACCCCTTGAAATCTCCCTATGGTCACCCCACGCTGATGCGATTGACCCTAGAGGAACTGAGCAAGAAATTCAGACATTAA